Within the Aquipuribacter hungaricus genome, the region CTGGTCACGGCGGCCGCGCCCGAGGTCGGCTCCCAGCACGCGCGGGCGCTGCGCGACGGCCTGCGCTCCCTGCAGCTGGCCTTCCGCGAGGCCTCGGTCGTCCCCGACGCCCCCGGCCAGGGCCCTGGGGAGAAGCTCACCGGACCGGTGCGCTGACAGCCGTCCCGGCAGCGGCGCCGGCAGCCACCCGCCCGCGGTGGCGCCGGAGGACCCCGAGCCCCACGAGCGACAGCACGCCCGACACCGTCGCCACGAGGACGAACGCCGTCCACGGGGCGACGCTGTCGGCCATGGCCCCCGCCAGCGGCGCACCGAGGCTGAAGCCCGCGGTGGTGGCGGTGCCGTGCCAGCCCATCGCCTCGCCGCGGTTGCGGTCCTCGGTGCGCCGGCTCACCCCGTCGGCGCTGGCCGACAGGACGGGCGCGACCAGGACGCCGGCCGGGACGACGAGCACGAGCAGCAGCAGCGGCGTGGTGGCCAGGGCGAGCGGCAGGGTCGCCAGGGACAGCCAGGCGAGCAGCACGAGGGGGCTGGACGCGCCGCGCCGCATGGCGCCGTAGACCAGCCCGCCCGCGCCGGAGGCCAGGCCCCAGACGGCGAACACCCAGGCGATGAACTCCACCTGGTCGAGCCCGCGCAGCACGGCGATGACGCCGACCTCGGAGCCGGACAGCACGAACGCCGTGCCGAAGGAGCAGGCGTACATCGCCAGCAGCCCAGGGGTCATCCAGCGGGGCAGCAGGCGGCGCCGGGCGGGACGGTCGCCGCCGCGCGTCGTCGTCACCGCCTCCCCCTGGGTCAGCGTGCCGTCGGTCGCGGTGCCGCCGGGCGCCTGGACGTCCGGCGAGTGGACGTCGGTCACGGCGCCGGGGTCGTCCCGCAGCCGCGGGTTCAGCCACGCCAGCACCAGCCCCGCCAGGGACTCGCCGATCCCGATCGCGACGAGCGCGACCTCGGGCCCGACCTGGGTGACGGCGACGACGACCAGCGGCGGCCCGGCGACGAAGCTGGCCTCGACGAGCACCGAGTCCAGGGCGAACCCCGCGCGGCGGGAGTGCACGGGCACGATGACGCCGATCGCCTGGCGCACGACGGTGAACACCGGCACGGCGAGCAGCCCGGCGAGCAGGGCCACCGGCAGCAGGACCGGGTACGGGCTGAAGGCCGCGGCCGTCCACAGCACCGGCATGGAGACGATGCTCGGCACCAGGGCCCGGCGCAGGCCGACCCGGTCGACGAGCCGGCCGCGCCACGGGCTGCCCAGGGCGATGCCGACGGTCAGGGCCGCGGTGACCAGCCCGGCGGCCAGGTAGCCCCGCCCCAGGCCCTCGACGACGTAGAGGGTGAGGGCGAGGCCGCCG harbors:
- a CDS encoding MFS transporter yields the protein MHDSPSRRTDTPSRTTPQGDDPTEARGFAAYRRVLAVRGMPSLYLVGVLARLPHVGGGLALTLYVVEGLGRGYLAAGLVTAALTVGIALGSPWRGRLVDRVGLRRALVPSIVSMPVLWTAAAFSPYPVLLPVALLAGLLAVPVFTVVRQAIGVIVPVHSRRAGFALDSVLVEASFVAGPPLVVVAVTQVGPEVALVAIGIGESLAGLVLAWLNPRLRDDPGAVTDVHSPDVQAPGGTATDGTLTQGEAVTTTRGGDRPARRRLLPRWMTPGLLAMYACSFGTAFVLSGSEVGVIAVLRGLDQVEFIAWVFAVWGLASGAGGLVYGAMRRGASSPLVLLAWLSLATLPLALATTPLLLLVLVVPAGVLVAPVLSASADGVSRRTEDRNRGEAMGWHGTATTAGFSLGAPLAGAMADSVAPWTAFVLVATVSGVLSLVGLGVLRRHRGRVAAGAAAGTAVSAPVR